One Rosa chinensis cultivar Old Blush chromosome 5, RchiOBHm-V2, whole genome shotgun sequence genomic region harbors:
- the LOC112202088 gene encoding L-ascorbate oxidase homolog, with protein sequence MREGKNYCFCIALVLVLVHGANGEDPYKLITWKITYGDIYPLGVKQQGILINDQFPGPQIDAVTNMNLVISVFNYLSEPFLISWDGIQQRRNSWQDGMYGTNCPILPGKNFTYNIQVKDQIGSFFYFPSFLFHKAAGGFGGIRIWSRPKIPVPFPNPAGDHTVLAGDWFKTNHYILRRYFLERGRNLPLPDGLLINGRGWNGYTFTVEPGKTYRFRISNVGLTTSLNFRIQGHKMKLVEVEGSHTLQNTYDALDIHLGQSYSVLVTADQPAQDYYVVVSSRFTTKILTTTAILHYSNSRKGVSGPIPWGPTNEVAWSLNQARSIRWNLTASGPRPNPQGSYHYGMIKPARTIMLANSAPYINGKQRYAVNGVSYVPPDTPLKLADYFNIPGVFNLGSIPTNPPGGNGGYLQTSVMHANFREFVEIVFQNWEDSVQSWHIDGYSFFVLGMDGGQWTQASRARYNLRDTVARSTVQVYPKSWTAISVALDNVGMWNVRSQNWARQYLGQQFYLRVYSPAHSWRDELPIPRNAILCGRARGRHTRPL encoded by the exons ATGAGAGAGGGTAAGAATTATTGTTTTTGCATTGCTTTGGTGCTGGTTTTAGTTCATGGCGCTAATGGTGAAGACCCATATAAGTTAATCACCTGGAAAATCACTTACGGCGACATTTATCCTCTTGGTGTTAAGCAACAG GGGATCTTGATCAATGACCAATTTCCAGGGCCTCAAATTGATGCTGTGACAAATATGAACTTGGTTATCAGTGTGTTCAATTACTTGAGTGAACCATTTCTTATTTCTTG GGATGGTATACAGCAGAGAAGGAACTCATGGCAGGATGGAATGTATGGCACTAACTGTCCAATTCTACCTGGAAAGAACTTCACTTACAATATCCAAGTGAAGGATCAGATTGGTAGCTTTTTCTACTTCCCCTCATTTTTGTTCCACAAAGCCGCTGGAGGCTTTGGTGGCATCAGAATCTGGAGCCGTCCTAAGATTCCGGTTCCTTTCCCTAATCCTGCTGGAGACCATACTGTACTAGCTGGCGACTGGTTTAAAACTAATCATTAT aTACTGAGACGATACTTCTTGGAGCGTGGTCGCAATCTTCCCTTGCCTGATGGTCTTCTCATCAACGGTCGTGGATGGAATGGATACACATTCACTGTTGAACCAG GCAAGACATATAGGTTTAGGATATCAAATGTAGGGCTTACTACATCCCTTAACTTTAGAATTCAAGGACATAAGATGAAATTGGTGGAGGTGGAAGGATCTCATACACTTCAGAACACATATGATGCACTTGATATCCATCTGGGGCAGTCCTATTCTGTCCTGGTCACAGCTGATCAGCCAGCTCAGGACTACTACGTGGTCGTCTCTTCCCGCTTCACCACCAAGATACTCACCACCACAGCCATTCTTCACTACAGCAATTCGCGCAAGGGAGTTTCAGGTCCTATCCCTTGGGGGCCTACCAATGAGGTTGCTTGGTCCCTCAACCAAGCAAGATCTATACG ATGGAATTTGACAGCTAGTGGACCAAGGCCTAATCCTCAAGGCTCATACCACTATGGAATGATCAAGCCAGCCAGGacaattatgcttgcaaactcTGCACCCTATATCAATGGCAAGCAGAGGTATGCAGTCAACGGTGTCTCTTATGTTCCACCAGACACTCCTTTGAAACTCGCTGATTACTTCAACATCCCGGGAGTTTTCAATCTCGGAAGCATTCCTACCAATCCTCCAGGAGGAAATGGTGGCTACCTGCAAACCTCAGTCATGCACGCCAACTTCCGAGAATTTGTTGAGATTGTTTTCCAAAATTGGGAAGACTCTGTGCAATCATGGCACATTGACGGCTATTCGTTCTTTGTACTGGG GATGGATGGAGGACAATGGACTCAAGCAAGTAGAGCACGGTACAATTTGAGAGACACAGTTGCGCGCTCCACTGTTCag GTGTATCCAAAGTCATGGACTGCAATCTCCGTGGCATTGGACAATGTGGGAATGTGGAATGTGAGGTCTCAGAATTGGGCAAGGCAGTACTTGGGACAGCAGTTCTATCTGAGAGTATACTCTCCTGCTCATTCATGGAGAGATGAATTACCAATTCCAAGAAATGCTATTCTTTGTGGCAGGGCAAGAGGTCGCCACACCAGGCCTCTCTGA
- the LOC112165781 gene encoding glucan endo-1,3-beta-glucosidase 1 → MACTKLHLPTLYFFLVILTLLLSTSSKAQSPQIQEEDREPFVGVNIGTDVSNLLSPSDLVSFLQLQKITHIRLYDADPDILKALAKTKIRVIISVPNNQLIAIGSSNTTAASWVGRNVVAYYPQTLITGIAVGDEVLTTVPSSAPLLVPAIESLYSALVASNLHTKVKISTPNAASIILDPFPPSQAFFNQSLSDIVLPLLRFLSRTGSPLMMNLYPYYVFMQNKGVVPLDNALFKPLTPSKEMVDPNTLLHYTNVLDAMIDAAYFSMKNLNVTDVMVLVTESGWPSKADAKEPYATIDNADTYNSNLIKHVFDRSGTPLHPETTSSVFLYELFNEDLRSPPVSEANWGLFYGNSSAVYLLHVSGSGTFLANDTTNQTFCIAMDGVDAKTLQAALDWACGPGRSNCTEIQPGESCYSPNNVKSHASYAFDSYYQKQGKAAGSCDFKGVATITTTDPSKGSCIFPGSKQVSNITKQVVNSSHASGAAERLKFIGLSSKRPSAISWVLYVFFVVISPSLLFFSPR, encoded by the exons ATGGCATGTACTAAGCTCCACCTCCCAACCCTCTACTTCTTCTTGGTCATCCTCACTCTACTACTCTCCACATCCTCAAAAG CTCAATCTCCTCAAATTCAGGAGGAAGACAGAGAGCCATTTGTTGGAGTGAATATAGGCACCGACGTTTCGAATCTCCTCTCCCCATCCGACCTCGTTTCGTTTCTCCAACTCCAGAAAATCACCCACATCCGTCTCTACGATGCCGACCCGGACATTCTCAAGGCCTTGGCCAAAACCAAGATCCGGGTCATCATCAGCGTACCCAATAACCAGCTCATCGCAATTGGGTCCTCCAACACCACCGCCGCTTCCTGGGTCGGTCGAAACGTCGTCGCTTACTACCCACAAACCCTAATCACAGGCATTGCGGTTGGGGATGAAGTCCTCACCACAGTGCCCTCTTCAGCTCCTCTGCTTGTTCCTGCAATTGAGTCCCTTTACAGTGCTCTAGTGGCTTCAAATTTACACACCAAGGTCAAGATTTCGACTCCCAATGCGGCCTCTATTATTCTTGACCCTTTCCCTCCTTCTCAGGCCTTCTTCAACCAGAGCTTGAGTGACATTGTGCTGCCTTTGCTTCGGTTCTTGTCGAGAACCGGGTCTCCCTTGATGATGAATCTGTATCCTTACTATGTGTTTATGCAGAACAAAGGTGTGGTGCCTTTGGATAATGCCCTGTTCAAGCCTTTGACGCCCTCCAAAGAAATGGTTGATCCCAACACTCTGCTTCATTATACGAATGTGTTGGATGCTATGATTGATGCTGCTTATTTTTCGATGAAGAATTTGAATGTGACTGATGTTATGGTGCTTGTTACCGAGAGTGGTTGGCCTTCAAAAGCTGATGCTAAGGAGCCTTATGCTACTATTGACAATGCGGATACTTACAATTCGAATTTGATTAAGCATGTTTTTGATCGTAGTGGGACTCCTTTGCATCCTGAGACCACCTCAAGTGTGTTCCTTTATGAGTTGTTCAATGAAGATTTGAGGTCTCCGCCGGTTTCTGAGGCCAATTGGGGCTTGTTTTATGGCAATTCTAGCGCTGTGTATTTGCTTCATGTTTCGGGGAGTGGGACTTTTTTGGCTAATGATACAACAAACCAGACATTTTGCATTGCCATGGATGGGGTTGATGCAAAGACTTTGCAAGCAGCTTTGGATTGGGCTTGTGGACCGGGGCGGTCTAATTGCACAGAGATTCAGCCTGGGGAGAGTTGTTACTCTCCCAACAATGTGAAGAGCCATGCTTCTTATGCTTTTGATAGCTATTACCAGAAGCAAGGAAAGGCTGCTGGGTCTTGTGATTTCAAAGGTGTAGCCACCATTACCACCACTGACCCAA GTAAAGGGAGCTGTATATTTCCTGGAAG TAAACAAGTGAGCAATATAACAAAGCAGGTGGTGAATTCAAGTCATGCAAGTGGTGCAGCAGAGAGGTTAAAATTCATTGGCCTCAGCAGTAAAAGACCAAGTGCAATTAGCTGGGTGTTATATGTATTTTTTGTTGTAATTTCCCCTAGTTTGTTATTCTTTAGTCCCCGCTGA
- the LOC112165291 gene encoding 5'-adenylylsulfate reductase 3, chloroplastic, with protein sequence MSLSAAASSSTAISARTFSSDLKAPQLGSFRVPNQAVTFSQRWSSVKAVNAQPKRSDSIVPLAATIVAPEEVEKVEVEDYVKLANELGSASPLEIMDKALEKFGNDIAIAFSGAEDVALIEYAHLTGRPYRVFSLDTGRLNPETYQFFDTVEKHYGIHIEYMFPDSVEVQALVRSKGLFSFYEDGHQECCRVRKVRPLRRALKGLRAWITGQRKDQSPGTRSEVPVVQVDPVFEGLDGGAGSLVKWNPVANVEGVDVWNFLRAMNVPVNSLHSQGYISIGCEPCTRSVLPGQHEREGRWWWEDAKAKECGLHKGNLKQEDGQANGNGNGAANPNGTATPDIFTSQNLVTLSRPGIENLARLENRQEPWIVVLYAPWCQFCQAMEASYDELANKLAGSGVKVGKFRADGEQKEYAQKELQLGSFPTILFFPKHSSRPIKYPSEKRDVDSLMAFINALR encoded by the exons ATGTCTCTCTCTGCTGCCGCTTCGTCTTCTACTGCAATCTCTGCTCGGACCTTCTCCTCTGACCTCAAAG CTCCGCAGCTAGGTTCGTTTCGCGTGCCGAACCAGGCGGTGACGTTTTCGCAGAGGTGGAGCTCGGTGAAGGCTGTGAATGCTCAGCCCAAGAGGAGCGATTCGATTGTGCCGCTTGCGGCCACGATTGTTGCGCCTG AGGAGGTTGAGAAAGTGGAGGTGGAGGACTATGTGAAATTGGCTAACGAGCTTGGGAGTGCTTCTCCTCTTGAGATCATGGACAAGGCTCTTGAGAAATTCGGCAACGACATTGCTATTGCCTTCag TGGAGCTGAGGATGTTGCTTTGATTGAGTACGCACATTTGACCGGTAGACCCTACAGGGTGTTCAGTTTGGATACTGGGAGGCTGAACCCAGAAACATATCAGTTCTTTGACACAGTTGAGAAGCACTATGGTATCCACATTGAATACATGTTTCCTGATTCTGTGGAAGTTCAGGCATTAGTAAGGAGCAAAGGGCTTTTCTCTTTCTATGAGGATGGACACCAGGAATGCTGCCGTGTGAGGAAGGTGAGGCCCCTCCGAAGAGCCCTCAAGGGTCTTCGTGCTTGGATCACTGGCCAAAGGAAAGATCAATCTCCAGGTACCAGGTCTGAAGTTCCTGTTGTCCAGGTTGACCCCGTTTTTGAGGGTTTGGATGGTGGAGCTGGCAGCCTGGTGAAGTGGAACCCAGTTGCTAATGTCGAGGGTGTTGATGTATGGAACTTCCTTCGTGCCATGAACGTGCCTGTGAATTCACTGCACTCCCAGGGATACATTTCAATTGGTTGTGAGCCATGCACAAGGTCAGTCCTACCGGGACAACATGAGAGAGAAGGAAGGTGGTGGTGGGAGGATGCCAAGGCAAAGGAGTGTGGTCTTCACAAAGGCAATCTCAAACAGGAAGATGGTCAAGCAAATGGCAATGGAAATGGAGCTGCCAATCCCAACGGAACAGCCACACCTGACATTTTCACTTCCCAGAATTTGGTCACCTTAAGCAGGCCTGGAATAGAGAATTTGGCAAGACTTGAGAACCGGCAAGAACCTTGGATTGTAGTACTCTATGCGCCTTGGTGCCAATTCTGTCAGGCAATGGAAGCATCATACGATGAGTTGGCCAACAAGTTGGCAGGGAGTGGTGTGAAGGTAGGAAAGTTCAGAGCAGATGGTGAGCAAAAGGAGTATGCCCAGAAAGAACTTCAACTCGGAAGCTTCCCTACAATACTTTTCTTCCCGAAACACTCTTCTCGGCCAATCAAGTACCCATCAGAGAAGAGGGATGTTGATTCGCTGATGGCTTTCATCAATGCCCTTCGGTAA
- the LOC112201652 gene encoding 60S acidic ribosomal protein P2 — protein sequence MKVVAACMLAALGGNASPSADDVKKILGSVGAEADDNRIELLLSGLKGKDITELVASGREKLASVPSGGSAAVASPAAATTAAAPAAAEEKAEEKAEEEEEDDEFISNIFDED from the exons ATGAAGGTGGTTGCTGCTTGTATGCTGGCTGCTTTGGGAGGCAACGCCAGTCCTTCGGCCGATGATGTGAAGAAAATTCTCGGATCAG TCGGAGCTGAAGCCGATGACAATAGGATCGAATTGCTCTTGTCCGGACTCAAAGGAAAAGATATCACCGAGCTAGTTGCATCTGGAAGAGAGAAGTTGGCATCGGTGCCTTCCGGTGGCTCAGCTGCCGTTGCATCACCTGCAGCTGCTACTACCGCTGCAGCTCCTGCTGCTGCTGAGGAGAAGGCTGAGGAGAAGgctgaagaggaggaggaggacgacgAA TTTATATCGAATATATTTGACGAGGACTAG
- the LOC112165782 gene encoding uncharacterized protein LOC112165782 — protein MLFLITAKLFHIKPPLPFPILHLLPHHITINPRKTPYIPPPKMSWQCKNCTFLNPKTLSSPKPTCQICLSSPPQSPSSSSSSASKWACKACTFLNPYKRSSCEVCDTRAPISSFEDLNDDNGDELDDQVGSVFLPLQKCKRKRVEEDVGSGNGFKGRRVQDPVEVAKEITVSDPVQVAKDSATLNAFRGVKVSDKKKINVTESTSSVESAKDDAKFSLFRGVKVSDKKVTVSESSSSGSSGMGLSTLKVLTYNVWFREDLEMHKRMKAIGDLVLQHCPDVICFQEVTPDIYDIFQQSNWWKMYQCSIPNQMAISQPYFCMQLSKLRVKAFSCRPFSYSAMGRELCVTEVEVQGDKHLVVATSHLESPCPGPPKWDQMYSKERVDQAKEALNFLKKNPNVIFCGDMNWDDKLDGQVPLPDNWIDAWVELRPGEDGLTYDTKSNQMLSGNRSLRKRLDRFFCCLHDFRVSKIEMIGMKAIPGLSYIKEKKVKGEIKKLELPVLPSDHYGLLLTICGQ, from the exons ATGCTCTTCTTGATCACCGCAAAACTCTTCCACATAAAACCCCCACTACCTTTCccaattcttcatcttcttccccaCCATATCACCataaaccctagaaaaacccCTTACATTCCCCCTCCAAAAATGTCCTGGCAATGCAAAAATTGCACCTTTCTCAACCCCAAAACCCTCTCATCTCCAAAACCCACTTGCCAAATCTGCCTATCTTCACCTCCCCAATCcccatcttcatcttcctcctctGCCTCAAAATGGGCCTGCAAGGCCTGCACTTTCTTGAACCCTTACAAGCGCTCCAGCTGTGAGGTCTGTGACACAAGGGCCCCAATCTCGAGCTTCGAGGATCTGAATGATGACAATGGAGATGAGCTTGATGATCAAGTGGGCTCTGTTTTCTTGCCCTTGCAGAAGTGTAAGAGGAAGAGGGTTGAGGAAGATGTGGGTTCTGGGAATGGGTTTAAGGGGAGGAGGGTTCAAGACCCAGTTGAGGTTGCTAAGGAAATTACTGTATCAG ACCCAGTTCAGGTTGCTAAGGATTCTGCCACATTGAATGCGTTTAGAGGAGTCAAGGTGTCTGATAAGAAGAAGATTAATGTAACAG AGAGCACTAGTTCAGTTGAGTCTGCCAAGGATGATGCCAAATTCAGTTTGTTTCGAGGAGTTAAGGTGTCTGATAAGAAGGTTACTGTATCAG AGAGCAGTAGTTCCGGGTCTTCTGGAATGGGTTTGAGTACGCTCAAGGTTTTGACTTACAATGTTTGGTTTAGAGAAGACTTAGAAATGCACAAGAGAATGAAAGCTATTGGTGACCTTGTCCTACAGCATTGCCCAGATGTCATTTGCTTTCAG GAGGTTACCCCTGATATATATGACATCTTTCAACAATCTAACTGGTGGAAAATGTATCAATGCTCAATTCCAAATCAGATGGCGATTTCACAACCTTACTTTTGCATGCAG TTAAGCAAATTGCGAGTGAAAGCCTTCAGCTGTAGACCATTTTCATACTCTGCGATGGGGAGAGAACTCTGTGTCACTGAAGTTGAAGTACAGGGGGACAAACATCTTGTTGTTGCCACTAGCCATCTTGAGAGTCCTTGCCCAGGCCCTCCAAAATGGGATCAGATGTACAGCAAGGAACGTGTAGATCAGGCAAAGGAGGCCCTCAACTTCTTAAAGAAGAACCCAAATGTGATTTTTTGCGGTGACATGAACTGGGATGACAAGTTGGATGGCCAAGTTCCTTTACCTGACAACTGGATTGATGCTTGGGTAGAGTTACGACCAGGGGAAGATGGATTGACGTATGATACCAAGTCCAACCAGATGTTGTCTGGTAACAGGTCACTGCGGAAGCGACTAGATCGATTCTTTTGCTGTCTGCACGATTTCAGGGTGAGCAAAATTGAAATGATTGGGATGAAAGCAATACCAGGTCTCTCATatatcaaggaaaagaaagtgaaagggGAGATTAAGAAGCTGGAGCTCCCTGTTTTGCCTAGCGATCATTATGGCTTGCTTTTGACAATCTGTGGCCAGTAG
- the LOC112165780 gene encoding rhamnogalacturonate lyase B translates to MAKKKMKLSSQGPYVTMDNGLVKLTIVKPQGYIIGIAYGGMDNLLDAKSNESSRGYWDINWNLPGGQDRYHLLEGGEYSVVQMNKESLEVSFKNTYDPWSARSTDLPLTVDIRYIVRTGVSGFYCYGIYERPSGCPAFDLAQTRLVFKLRKDKFHYMAITDEKQRVMPMPEDLLPGRGQQLIVPESVLLVNPINPDLKGEVDDKYMYSMDNKDSGLHGWIGSGPIIGFWTILPSQEFRNGGPTKQNLTVHTGPTCLAMFQGTHYLGLDMVAQFEEGETWKKVFGPVFIYLNSTPDTSKAHNLWTDAKKQRLFEETVWPYDFVSSPNYVAAKDRGSVSGRLLVQDRYISGSLIPAKNAYIGLSVATTAGSWQLESKGYQFWVQTDSNGNFNIKNVIPGVYGLHGWVPGFMGDYLHKEQITISEGKQTELQNLTYVPPRDGPTLWEIGFPDRTAIGDFVPDVNPMYVNKLFINSPEKYRQYGLWDRYTDIHPQLDQIYTIGISNPKTDWFFAHVDRRGPGNKYVPTTWTIKFNLNSVTTGTYQLRLSIASATRSDLEVHVNYMDSGHLVFQELNLGTDNTVCRHGIHGFYCLFSANFPSTLLVKGDNSIFLTQARGGNSLCGVLYDYIRLEAPATSESPKSLYPPIE, encoded by the exons ATggcaaagaagaaaatgaaattgaGCAGCCAAGGTCCTTAT GTTACAATGGACAATGGGTTGGTGAAGCTTACAATTGTGAAGCCTCAAGGGTATATAATTGGCATTGCTTATGGAGGAATGGACAACCTTCTGGATGCTAAGTCCAATGAATCAAGTCGAGG ATATTGGGACATCAACTGGAATTTGCCAGGAGGCCAAGACAGATACCATTT ATTGGAAGGAGGTGAATATAGTGTTGTCCAAATGAACAAAGAAAGTTTAGAGGTTTCCTTCAAGAACACTTACGATCCATGGTCAGCTCGAAGCACAGATTTGCCTCTCACCGTGGACATAAG GTACATAGTAAGGACTGGTGTTTCAGGCTTCTACTGCTATGGAATTTATGAGCGGCCATCTGGTTGTCCGGCTTTCGATCTTGCTCAGACAAGACTGGTGTTTAAGCTTAGAAAAGACAA GTTCCACTACATGGCAATAACAGATGAGAAACAAAGGGTAATGCCTATGCCTGAGGATCTGCTTCCAGGTAGAGGCCAGCAACTAATTGTACCAGAGTCAGTGTTGCTAGTAAATCCCATAAATCCAGATCTCAAAGGGGAG GTTGACGATAAGTATATGTATTCGATGGACAACAAAGATAGTGGACTCCATGGATGGATAGGTTCTGGCCCCATTATCGGATTTTGGACCATCCTTCCGAGCCAGGAGTTCAGAAATGGAGGACCTACAAAGCAAAACCTCACAGTTCACACTGGTCCAACCTGCCTTGCA ATGTTTCAGGGAACACATTATCTTGGGTTAGATATGGTAGCTCAATTCGAAGAGGGAGAGACATGGAAGAAGGTGTTTGGACCCGTCTTTATATACCTTAACTCAACACCAGATACATCAAAAGCCCACAATTTATGGACAGATGCAAAGAAACAG AGGCTGTTTGAAGAGACAGTGTGGCCTTATGATTTTGTCTCGTCACCCAACTATGTTGCTGCAAAAGACCGCGGTTCAGTTTCTGGAAGATTGTTAGTGCAGGACAG GTATATTTCGGGTTCTCTCATTCCTGCTAAAAATGCTTATATTGGTCTCTCGGTTGCAACTACTGCAGGATCATGGCAACTTGAAAGCAAG GGCTATCAGTTCTGGGTACAAACAGATTCAAATGGAAACTTTAATATCAAGAATGTGATCCCTGGAGTATATGGACTTCATGGCTGGGTTCCTGGTTTCATGGGTGATTACCTTCACAAAGAACAAATCACTATCTCTGAAG GAAAACAAACAGAACTTCAGAATCTGACCTATGTTCCCCCAAGAGATGGTCCAACATTATGGGAGATTGGCTTCCCTGATCGAACAGCCATAGGTGACTTTGTTCCGGATGTGAACCCAATGTATGTCAACAAGTTGTTCATCAACAGCCCCGAAAA GTACAGACAATATGGCTTATGGGACAGATACACTGACATACATCCTCAACTTGACCAAATCTACACTATAGGAATCAGTAATCCCAAAACAGACTGGTTCTTTGCTCATGTGGACAG GAGAGGGCCAGGGAATAAGTATGTTCCAACAACATGGACAATCAAGTTCAATCTCAATTCAGTAACTACTGGCACTTACCAGCTGAGACTGTCCATTGCTTCAGCAACCCGCTCAGACCTTGAG GTCCATGTTAACTATATGGATTCAGGGCACCTGGTGTTTCAAGAGTTGAACTTGGGCACAGACAACACAGTTTGTCGACATGGAATTCATGGATTCTATTGCCTTTTCAGCGCCAACTTTCCCTCAACATTGCTGGTGAAGGGAGATAATTCCATTTTTCTCACACAGGCGAGGGGTGGCAATTCACTTTGTGGAGTTCTCTATGATTATATAAGACTAGAAGCTCCTGCAACTTCAGAGAGCCCTAAAAGCTTATACCCCCCTATTGAGTAG